In the Candidatus Omnitrophota bacterium genome, one interval contains:
- a CDS encoding CTP synthase, translating to MSKFIFITGGVVSSLGKGIAAASIGKLLETRGLTTTIIKCDPYLNVDPGTMNPFQHGEVYVTDDGAETDLDLGHYERFTNSVLTSDSNITTGKIYYSVITKERRGDYLGKTVQIIPHITDEIKRCITKVSRDRSVDVTIVEIGGTVGDIESLPFLEAIRQMRWELGSGYALNIHVTLLPFIKAAGEHKTKPTQHSVGRLREIGIQPDILICRTEKHISKEQKDKIALFCNVDKEAVVEGVDVKHIYEVPVFFKKEGVDDLILKKLNLHREDRGLDEWNNFVIKRLRTPEHEVKISVVGKYIALPDAYKSIYEALVHGGIANNARVIINKVDSEEIRSLDDVTRHVNGSHGILIPGGFGSRGIEGKIKTVQYARERRVPYFGICLGMQVATIEFARNVCSLKGANSTEFDKETPYPVISLLEEQKHVRNFGATMRLGEYACRVSKNSLSFQAYKKENIGERHRHRYEFNDKYKRAFEKSGMVFTGIHTAKGLVEIVELKDHPWFVGCQFHPEFKSKPDRAHPLFRNFVTAALAHSRSSQKSS from the coding sequence ATGAGTAAGTTCATTTTCATCACCGGCGGCGTTGTTTCGAGCCTGGGAAAAGGGATCGCGGCGGCATCCATTGGGAAACTGCTGGAGACGAGGGGGCTGACCACGACCATCATCAAGTGCGATCCGTATCTGAACGTGGACCCCGGCACCATGAACCCGTTCCAGCACGGCGAGGTTTACGTTACCGACGACGGGGCCGAGACCGACCTGGACCTGGGGCACTACGAGCGTTTCACCAACTCCGTTCTGACCAGCGACAGCAACATCACGACCGGCAAGATCTATTATTCCGTCATCACCAAGGAGCGACGGGGCGATTATCTCGGCAAGACCGTCCAGATCATCCCGCACATCACCGACGAGATCAAACGCTGCATCACCAAGGTGTCCCGGGACCGCAGCGTGGACGTGACCATCGTGGAGATCGGGGGGACGGTCGGCGACATCGAAAGCCTGCCGTTCCTGGAGGCCATCCGCCAGATGCGCTGGGAATTGGGCAGCGGATACGCCCTCAATATCCACGTCACGCTCCTGCCCTTTATCAAGGCGGCCGGCGAGCACAAGACCAAGCCCACCCAGCACAGCGTCGGGCGCCTGCGCGAGATCGGGATCCAGCCGGACATCCTCATCTGCCGCACCGAAAAGCACATTTCCAAGGAACAGAAAGACAAGATCGCCCTGTTCTGCAATGTGGACAAGGAGGCGGTTGTCGAGGGCGTGGACGTGAAGCACATCTACGAAGTCCCGGTATTCTTTAAAAAAGAGGGCGTGGATGATTTGATCCTCAAAAAACTCAATCTTCACCGCGAGGACCGGGGCCTGGACGAATGGAATAATTTTGTCATCAAGCGGCTGAGGACCCCCGAGCACGAGGTGAAGATCTCGGTGGTGGGCAAATACATCGCCCTGCCGGACGCGTATAAATCCATTTACGAAGCCCTGGTGCACGGCGGGATCGCCAACAACGCCCGCGTGATCATCAACAAGGTGGACTCTGAGGAGATCCGGAGCCTGGACGATGTCACGCGCCACGTCAACGGATCGCACGGGATCCTGATTCCCGGCGGATTCGGGTCGCGCGGGATCGAGGGTAAGATCAAGACCGTCCAGTACGCCCGGGAGAGGCGCGTTCCCTATTTCGGGATCTGCCTGGGGATGCAGGTGGCCACGATCGAGTTCGCCCGCAATGTCTGCAGTTTGAAAGGGGCGAATTCCACGGAATTTGACAAAGAAACCCCTTATCCGGTCATCAGCTTGCTTGAGGAACAGAAGCATGTGCGCAACTTCGGCGCGACCATGCGTCTGGGCGAGTATGCCTGCCGCGTGTCCAAAAATTCCTTGAGCTTCCAGGCGTATAAAAAGGAAAATATCGGCGAGCGCCATCGGCACCGGTATGAGTTCAACGACAAGTACAAGAGGGCTTTTGAAAAAAGCGGTATGGTGTTTACCGGCATTCATACCGCCAAGGGGCTCGTGGAAATCGTCGAGCTCAAGGATCACCCGTGGTTCGTGGGTTGCCAGTTCCACCCGGAGTTCAAGTCCAAGCCGGACCGCGCCCATCCGTTGTTCAGGAACTTTGTGACCGCCGCCCTGGCGCATTCCCGATCCTCCCAAAAAAGTTCGTGA
- a CDS encoding ribulose-phosphate 3-epimerase: MPNPIKVSASILCSDFTNLGAEIRKCEQAGVDMIHVDVMDGQFVPNLTIGPLIVSAIRPLTRLPIEAHLMVEYPWRLMESFIDAGADIISLQAECYGERRAACRGLDQYPKEVDAINAAKVLGDVNKIRARGKKAFLVLNPGTPASCLAPVLGDIDGVLVMSVNPGFAKQKFMPAAVPKIQELRRGFKGDIAVDGGINAETAPAAVKAGASILATASYFFGAGDPQAAVKFLKGLK, from the coding sequence ATGCCCAATCCCATCAAAGTCTCCGCCAGCATCCTGTGTTCGGATTTCACCAACCTTGGCGCCGAAATCCGTAAATGCGAACAAGCTGGCGTGGACATGATCCACGTCGATGTCATGGACGGCCAGTTCGTGCCCAACCTCACCATCGGCCCATTGATCGTTTCCGCGATCCGCCCCCTGACCCGTTTGCCCATTGAGGCCCACCTGATGGTTGAATACCCCTGGCGATTGATGGAGTCATTCATCGATGCCGGGGCGGACATCATTTCTCTGCAGGCCGAATGTTACGGCGAGCGCCGGGCCGCCTGCCGCGGGTTGGACCAGTATCCCAAAGAGGTGGACGCGATCAATGCCGCAAAAGTCCTGGGAGACGTCAACAAGATCCGGGCGCGGGGCAAAAAGGCTTTTCTGGTGCTTAACCCCGGGACTCCGGCGTCGTGCCTGGCCCCGGTCCTGGGGGACATTGACGGCGTCCTGGTGATGTCCGTCAATCCCGGTTTTGCCAAGCAGAAATTCATGCCTGCCGCGGTTCCCAAGATCCAGGAACTCCGCCGGGGATTCAAGGGCGACATCGCGGTGGACGGCGGGATCAACGCGGAAACAGCGCCGGCGGCCGTCAAGGCGGGGGCCAGCATTTTGGCCACGGCGAGCTATTTCTTCGGCGCCGGGGATCCGCAGGCAGCGGTCAAATTTTTGAAAGGGTTGAAGTAG
- a CDS encoding response regulator, translating to MRTERILTIDDDSDILDVLALTLSEHYDVFQASNGKEGLKMVHSCNPNLIICDYMMPVMNGKDFCRTMKKDILLQHIPIIMLTGKGEVKDMVGGIEAGADDYLVKPFEPDALLARIRMILRRTIRSLDANPLTHLPGNTSIMEEIQNHITSQRPFAVGYADLDKFKIYNDKYGFEKGDEIIREVARILIAAVREKAGENAFVGHIGGDDFVFITDDAVMDPACQQIIDELDKIAPQFYSEKDRKNGFIIGKDRQGNEIKTGLISISIGIVSNVNQPITHVAQIAEIGAELKKYAKSFQQSIYVRDKRKRQDSNNEDQG from the coding sequence ATGCGAACAGAACGCATCCTGACCATTGACGACGACTCGGACATCCTGGATGTCCTGGCCCTGACCTTGTCCGAACACTACGACGTGTTTCAGGCCTCCAACGGAAAGGAGGGCCTGAAGATGGTCCATTCCTGCAACCCCAACCTCATCATCTGCGACTACATGATGCCGGTCATGAACGGCAAGGACTTTTGCCGCACGATGAAAAAGGACATCCTGCTCCAGCACATCCCGATCATCATGCTGACCGGCAAAGGCGAGGTCAAGGACATGGTCGGAGGCATTGAGGCCGGCGCGGATGACTACCTCGTCAAACCGTTCGAGCCGGACGCCCTGCTGGCCCGAATCCGCATGATCCTGCGCCGGACGATCCGCAGCCTCGACGCCAACCCGCTCACCCACCTGCCCGGCAACACCTCGATCATGGAGGAGATCCAGAACCACATCACCTCCCAAAGGCCGTTCGCCGTCGGATATGCCGACCTGGATAAATTCAAGATTTACAACGACAAATACGGATTCGAAAAAGGGGACGAAATCATCCGCGAGGTGGCCAGGATCCTGATCGCCGCCGTGCGGGAAAAGGCCGGAGAGAACGCCTTTGTGGGCCATATCGGCGGGGATGATTTTGTGTTCATCACGGATGACGCCGTGATGGACCCGGCCTGCCAGCAGATCATCGATGAGCTGGACAAAATCGCGCCGCAGTTTTACTCAGAAAAAGACAGGAAAAATGGATTTATCATCGGGAAGGACCGGCAGGGCAACGAGATCAAGACAGGGCTGATCTCCATCTCCATCGGCATCGTCAGCAACGTCAACCAGCCCATCACCCATGTGGCGCAGATCGCGGAAATCGGAGCGGAGCTGAAGAAATACGCCAAAAGTTTTCAGCAGAGCATTTACGTGAGAGACAAGCGGAAACGGCAGGACAGCAACAACGAAGATCAGGGATAA
- a CDS encoding GAF domain-containing sensor histidine kinase has translation MNALSLENPIILLYFIGGGFLLLSVLFILFAIERNEKVKTLTTALTKLMDSFNELDEQAKLIVKTDLELNKAQEELDKRLNGLDALQKTSRLVSTTLDESEIFQRLNQPLLGELGFEKLLIMTYDEDDSLINRVNRGFSDMETKNIIDQFTADTPLLATLRRGETYSSIHAPKDVKEDVTKIFGVKYFILTPILAQKNMLGLLFAGNLSDAYVITAGDEELISILADQIGQAVENARLFEKAYRSSQVLEQKVHERTKELATALGEVQHISKMKSEFISAVSHELRTPLTSIKGYASLLMTGKIGAIPDNVKERLDKINKHSDNLVKLINDLLDMSRIESGRVEMQYTHQSLAKIIENVHDLLTPHLKDKNIIFKAETAPEIPEIQMDATQIERVLINLVSNAVKFTPPAGTITVTARQDGDIVTLSVTDTGIGISEEDIKKLFNEFYRVENEINQNVKGTGLGLALCKKIIEVHKGEIGVTSKPGAGSTFYFRLPLAQTEKRG, from the coding sequence ATGAATGCTCTCTCTCTCGAAAATCCCATAATCCTTCTCTACTTTATAGGCGGCGGATTCCTTCTGCTTTCCGTCCTCTTCATCCTGTTTGCCATCGAACGCAACGAAAAAGTCAAGACCCTCACGACGGCCCTCACAAAGCTGATGGACTCGTTCAACGAATTGGACGAACAGGCCAAGCTCATCGTCAAAACCGACCTGGAGCTCAACAAGGCCCAAGAGGAACTCGACAAACGCCTGAACGGGCTGGACGCCCTGCAAAAAACCTCGCGGCTGGTCAGCACGACCCTGGATGAAAGCGAAATCTTCCAACGGCTCAACCAGCCGCTGTTGGGGGAGCTGGGTTTTGAAAAGCTCCTCATCATGACCTACGACGAGGACGACAGCCTGATCAACCGCGTCAACCGGGGATTCAGCGACATGGAAACAAAAAACATCATCGACCAGTTCACAGCCGATACGCCGCTGTTAGCCACCCTGCGCCGCGGGGAGACCTATTCCTCCATCCACGCGCCCAAGGACGTGAAGGAAGACGTGACAAAGATTTTCGGCGTCAAATATTTTATCCTCACACCCATCCTCGCCCAGAAAAACATGCTGGGACTCTTGTTCGCCGGGAACCTGAGCGACGCCTACGTGATCACCGCCGGGGACGAAGAGCTCATTTCCATCCTGGCCGACCAGATCGGCCAGGCCGTGGAAAACGCCCGGCTTTTCGAAAAGGCCTACCGTTCCAGCCAGGTGCTCGAGCAGAAAGTGCATGAGCGCACCAAAGAGCTCGCCACCGCCCTGGGGGAGGTCCAGCACATCAGCAAGATGAAATCCGAATTCATTTCCGCCGTCTCGCACGAGCTGCGCACGCCGCTCACCTCCATCAAGGGCTATGCCTCCCTGTTGATGACCGGAAAAATCGGCGCTATCCCCGACAACGTCAAGGAACGGCTCGACAAGATCAACAAACATTCCGACAACCTGGTCAAACTTATCAATGACCTTCTGGACATGTCCCGCATCGAGTCCGGCCGCGTGGAGATGCAATACACCCACCAGTCCCTGGCCAAGATCATTGAAAACGTGCACGACCTGCTCACTCCCCATCTCAAAGACAAAAATATCATCTTCAAAGCGGAAACGGCTCCGGAAATCCCCGAGATCCAGATGGACGCCACCCAGATCGAGAGGGTCCTGATCAACCTGGTGAGCAACGCCGTCAAGTTCACCCCCCCGGCCGGGACCATCACCGTCACGGCCCGCCAGGACGGTGACATCGTCACCCTTTCGGTGACCGATACGGGAATTGGGATCAGCGAGGAAGACATCAAAAAATTGTTCAATGAATTTTACCGGGTGGAAAACGAGATCAACCAGAACGTCAAAGGCACCGGGCTCGGGCTGGCTCTGTGCAAAAAGATCATCGAGGTCCACAAGGGGGAAATCGGGGTGACGAGCAAGCCCGGCGCCGGCTCGACCTTTTATTTCAGATTACCCCTTGCGCAGACGGAGAAAAGGGGATAG
- a CDS encoding FIST N-terminal domain-containing protein, with translation MATHVGIGFSANQEAAIAAQEAALAARVQLKQTKIDCAIVFATAQYDPEEFVPALYEHLDHTKIVGCSTCGVILADRAETRGIGVLAIHSDTVTFETGSVSHMDLQDMRSAGTALGQNVMTEFETHQRRAFLFFIDGMAKGIGAFTDGVKEKFGQVFPIYGLGSIDDMRFHHSHQFHLDKFFLKGAAGLLLGGRVIFGASSRHGWKPLGKPRTVDSAEGPVVKTIEGKSALNLYEEFFDQEAKGLNVSRLGQINIRYPLGIYLDDKSEYMLRNVAGTLDDGSVVCQDNVTPGSVVHVMIGNTETCVQAAQQAALEVKSQLDGRKPSVVLIFESLTRLKILGRSAAEEIQAVREAIGPSIPVFGMYSYGEIFSWPTENNAFKTYLNNGSIVLMALG, from the coding sequence TTGGCCACTCATGTCGGGATCGGGTTCAGCGCCAATCAGGAAGCCGCGATAGCGGCTCAAGAAGCGGCCCTTGCGGCCCGGGTCCAGCTGAAACAGACCAAAATCGACTGTGCCATCGTTTTTGCCACGGCCCAATATGATCCGGAGGAATTTGTTCCCGCCCTTTACGAACATCTGGACCACACAAAGATCGTCGGCTGTTCCACCTGCGGGGTCATCCTCGCGGACCGGGCCGAGACCCGCGGGATCGGCGTGCTGGCGATCCACTCCGACACCGTCACCTTCGAAACCGGCAGCGTGAGTCACATGGACCTGCAGGATATGCGCTCCGCCGGCACAGCCCTGGGACAGAACGTCATGACGGAATTCGAAACCCACCAACGGCGTGCTTTTCTCTTTTTTATCGACGGCATGGCCAAGGGCATCGGCGCCTTCACAGACGGCGTGAAAGAGAAATTCGGCCAGGTCTTCCCCATCTACGGTCTGGGGAGCATCGACGATATGCGCTTTCACCACAGCCATCAGTTCCACCTCGACAAGTTTTTTCTCAAAGGAGCGGCCGGGCTTCTGCTGGGAGGACGCGTGATCTTCGGCGCCAGCAGCCGGCATGGCTGGAAGCCGCTGGGAAAACCGCGGACCGTGGACAGCGCGGAGGGCCCCGTGGTCAAGACCATCGAAGGCAAAAGCGCGCTGAATCTCTATGAGGAATTTTTCGACCAGGAAGCCAAGGGGCTCAACGTCTCGAGGCTGGGACAGATCAACATACGCTATCCGCTGGGGATTTATCTGGACGACAAAAGCGAATATATGCTCCGGAACGTCGCGGGCACACTTGACGACGGCAGCGTTGTCTGTCAAGATAACGTCACGCCCGGCTCGGTCGTGCACGTGATGATCGGCAACACGGAAACCTGCGTGCAGGCCGCCCAGCAGGCGGCCCTGGAGGTCAAGTCCCAGTTGGACGGCCGGAAACCCAGCGTTGTCCTGATTTTTGAATCCCTGACACGGCTGAAAATCCTGGGCCGGTCCGCGGCCGAGGAAATCCAGGCCGTCCGCGAGGCGATCGGCCCATCAATCCCGGTCTTCGGGATGTATTCTTACGGCGAGATCTTCTCCTGGCCGACAGAAAACAACGCCTTTAAAACGTATCTCAACAACGGCAGCATTGTTCTTATGGCCCTGGGATAA
- a CDS encoding CPXCG motif-containing cysteine-rich protein, giving the protein MGLTFEKEFLCPCCGGGNSICLEGGQGRTCQLVIDCEVCCRPLRIEVRATGRDCEIEVHGENE; this is encoded by the coding sequence ATGGGATTAACATTCGAGAAAGAGTTCCTGTGCCCTTGCTGCGGCGGCGGAAACAGCATTTGTTTGGAGGGTGGACAGGGGCGGACGTGCCAATTGGTCATCGACTGTGAAGTCTGCTGCCGCCCGCTTCGGATCGAGGTCAGGGCCACCGGGCGGGACTGTGAGATCGAAGTCCACGGGGAGAATGAGTAA
- a CDS encoding zf-TFIIB domain-containing protein codes for MICPSCTNKLTPKTVDDITVDTCENGCGGLWFDAFELRKVDEPKERKGEALLEIKRKDGIRIKFDRQRRCPKCKSIVMRQFYFSVKRLVQIDECGQCGGVWLDVGELAMIRSQFKNEQERREAAEQYFTELFGATLDKITAEEKEKLEKARQIASVFRFLCPSNYLPGKQKWGAF; via the coding sequence ATGATCTGCCCCTCATGCACCAACAAACTCACGCCCAAAACGGTCGATGACATTACGGTGGACACCTGCGAAAACGGATGCGGGGGATTATGGTTTGACGCCTTTGAGCTCCGGAAAGTGGACGAGCCCAAGGAGCGCAAAGGAGAAGCCCTGCTCGAGATCAAGCGCAAGGACGGCATCCGGATCAAATTCGACCGCCAGCGCCGCTGCCCCAAATGCAAAAGCATCGTCATGCGGCAATTCTATTTCAGCGTCAAACGCCTTGTCCAGATCGACGAATGCGGCCAGTGCGGAGGGGTGTGGCTCGACGTGGGGGAACTGGCCATGATCCGCAGCCAATTTAAGAACGAACAGGAGCGCCGAGAGGCCGCGGAACAGTACTTCACGGAGCTCTTCGGAGCGACGCTCGACAAAATCACCGCCGAAGAAAAAGAAAAACTCGAAAAAGCCCGCCAGATCGCCAGCGTTTTCCGCTTCCTCTGCCCGAGCAACTACCTTCCCGGCAAACAAAAATGGGGAGCATTTTGA
- a CDS encoding dienelactone hydrolase family protein — MRYGLAVFLLALFPLTAQAAIKEETVEYKQDETVLEGFLAYDDAVEGKRPAVVIVHDWMGPGDFSEAKARDLAQMGYLALAADIYGQGVRPKDAEEAGKQAGMYKSDRALLRERAKAAYELLKGHPLAEEGKLAAMGYCFGGTTVLEMARAGLDLAGVVSFHGGLQTPSPAEPGTVTAGILVLHGADDPHVPAEEVAAFQGEMTAAGADWQLMSYSGAVHAFTNPAAGNDNSKGAAYNEKADRRSWEAMQLFFNEIFE, encoded by the coding sequence ATGAGATATGGATTGGCGGTTTTTCTTTTGGCGCTTTTCCCCTTGACCGCGCAGGCCGCGATCAAGGAAGAAACGGTTGAATACAAGCAGGACGAAACGGTGCTGGAGGGATTTTTGGCATATGACGACGCGGTGGAAGGAAAGCGCCCGGCGGTTGTGATTGTGCACGACTGGATGGGGCCGGGGGATTTCTCTGAAGCGAAGGCGAGGGATCTGGCGCAGATGGGGTATCTCGCCCTGGCGGCCGATATTTACGGTCAAGGGGTGAGGCCCAAGGACGCTGAGGAGGCCGGGAAGCAGGCCGGAATGTACAAATCTGACCGCGCGTTGTTGCGCGAACGCGCCAAAGCCGCTTATGAGCTGTTGAAAGGGCACCCGCTGGCAGAAGAGGGAAAACTGGCTGCCATGGGTTATTGTTTCGGCGGCACCACGGTTTTGGAGATGGCCCGCGCCGGGCTTGACCTGGCCGGCGTTGTCAGTTTTCACGGCGGGCTGCAGACGCCCAGCCCGGCAGAGCCCGGGACCGTCACAGCGGGGATCCTGGTCCTGCACGGCGCCGACGATCCGCATGTCCCCGCCGAGGAAGTCGCGGCGTTTCAGGGAGAGATGACCGCGGCCGGGGCGGACTGGCAGTTGATGTCTTACAGCGGCGCGGTGCATGCCTTTACCAATCCGGCGGCCGGGAATGATAACTCCAAGGGCGCGGCCTACAACGAGAAGGCCGACCGCCGTTCGTGGGAAGCGATGCAGTTGTTTTTTAACGAGATATTTGAGTAA
- a CDS encoding nucleoside deaminase, with the protein MTNSRDEQFMRQAILWARRGIRQGQTPFGACIVKDGRVVSRAHNRVWKKTDITAHAEIEAIRRACKKLKTVRLTGCVIYSTCEPCPMCFSACHWADIAKIVYGADINDARKAGFRELSISSRWMRRKGRSRTAVVPGCLRQDNRGLFSEWRRRRNRRAY; encoded by the coding sequence ATGACAAACAGCCGTGATGAGCAGTTCATGCGCCAGGCGATCCTGTGGGCCCGGCGGGGAATCCGTCAGGGACAGACGCCTTTCGGGGCCTGCATTGTCAAGGACGGGCGCGTCGTCAGCCGGGCGCACAACCGTGTCTGGAAAAAAACGGACATCACCGCGCACGCCGAAATCGAGGCCATCCGCCGCGCCTGCAAAAAATTGAAGACGGTGCGTTTGACCGGGTGCGTGATCTATTCGACCTGCGAACCCTGCCCGATGTGTTTCAGCGCCTGCCATTGGGCGGATATCGCAAAGATCGTTTATGGCGCCGATATCAACGACGCGCGGAAGGCGGGTTTCCGGGAGCTGTCCATCTCCAGCCGGTGGATGCGCAGGAAGGGCCGAAGCCGTACGGCGGTTGTCCCGGGGTGCCTGCGGCAGGACAATCGCGGGCTTTTCAGCGAATGGCGCCGGCGAAGGAACCGAAGGGCGTATTGA
- a CDS encoding serine hydrolase produces MKFWKFCGICVVAAAVMAMAGGHGQAAVKSKRSKSNYEVSARSAIFSNSSKKKRYYGKNVHTKVQPASTTKVMTALLVLENLSMDQVVTIGPRPPTAQPSKIYLKPGEKFKVRDLLYALLLGSANDVSIALAEAVAGSEPKFVHMMNARARQIGAKHTRFANASGLPSKKVSQYTTAYDMYLIFRETIKNNFFRDTIKLKYKTIYSRAGRQVKLKSHNKMLFQGWNKNIYGKTGYTRAAQACFVGYLMKGNDVCIVAVFGCQRRWQDIKHIVSRYGGISL; encoded by the coding sequence ATGAAATTCTGGAAATTTTGCGGGATTTGCGTTGTTGCTGCGGCGGTAATGGCCATGGCTGGAGGACATGGCCAGGCGGCGGTCAAGTCCAAGAGATCCAAATCCAATTACGAGGTCTCCGCCCGGTCAGCTATCTTTTCCAACAGCAGCAAGAAAAAAAGATATTATGGCAAGAACGTCCACACGAAAGTCCAGCCGGCGAGCACCACCAAGGTGATGACGGCCCTGCTGGTCCTTGAAAATCTTTCTATGGATCAGGTTGTCACCATCGGTCCGCGGCCTCCGACGGCCCAGCCATCGAAGATCTACCTGAAACCAGGGGAGAAGTTCAAGGTCCGGGACCTGCTGTATGCCCTCCTGCTCGGTTCCGCCAATGACGTGAGCATCGCCCTGGCCGAGGCCGTGGCCGGTTCCGAGCCGAAATTTGTCCATATGATGAACGCCCGCGCGCGCCAGATCGGCGCCAAGCACACGCGGTTCGCCAACGCGAGCGGCTTGCCGAGCAAAAAGGTCAGTCAGTACACGACGGCTTACGACATGTACCTGATTTTTCGCGAGACCATCAAAAATAATTTTTTTCGTGACACCATTAAACTTAAATATAAAACGATTTATTCCCGGGCCGGCCGTCAGGTCAAGCTGAAGAGCCACAACAAAATGCTTTTCCAGGGCTGGAACAAAAACATTTACGGCAAGACAGGTTACACGCGTGCGGCCCAGGCGTGCTTTGTGGGCTATCTGATGAAAGGTAATGATGTGTGCATCGTGGCCGTGTTCGGCTGCCAGCGCCGATGGCAGGACATCAAGCACATCGTTTCCCGGTATGGGGGGATTTCCCTCTGA
- a CDS encoding thioredoxin domain-containing protein, whose product MQDKDRIFTLALVVTIAIFLGVGIAVKQSNDPVLRRIVEQQDKILGQQDEIYQMLTGGSGKAGQGRGNVEMRLASLEKKIDGLLAAVRMPSRPSAPPPDLEEYTRVHKVDIGASQVKGNPDAKVTIVEFADFQCPFCGRFHPVVDEVLAAYPNDVKYVLKHYPLSFHPMARPASKAALAAGEQGKFFEMSDLLLKNGNALSEEKFKSFAGDLGLDVDKFMKDYKDRDAEWEKIIQADMELAQKVDVQGTPTYYINGRKTMARDMATYKKEIDEILGKN is encoded by the coding sequence ATGCAGGACAAAGACCGGATTTTTACCTTGGCCCTTGTGGTGACCATTGCCATCTTTCTGGGAGTCGGCATTGCCGTCAAACAGAGCAATGATCCGGTGTTGCGGCGTATTGTCGAACAGCAGGACAAGATCCTGGGCCAGCAGGACGAAATCTATCAGATGCTGACGGGCGGTTCCGGGAAGGCCGGACAAGGCCGGGGGAATGTGGAGATGCGCCTGGCTTCCCTGGAAAAAAAGATCGACGGTTTGTTGGCCGCGGTCCGCATGCCGTCGCGGCCGTCCGCTCCGCCTCCGGACCTGGAGGAGTATACCCGGGTGCACAAGGTCGACATTGGGGCGTCCCAGGTGAAGGGCAATCCGGATGCCAAGGTCACGATCGTGGAATTTGCGGACTTTCAGTGTCCTTTCTGCGGCCGTTTTCACCCGGTCGTGGATGAGGTCCTGGCCGCTTATCCCAACGACGTCAAATATGTTCTGAAGCACTATCCGTTGAGCTTTCACCCGATGGCCCGTCCCGCGTCCAAAGCGGCGCTGGCGGCCGGCGAGCAGGGAAAATTCTTTGAAATGTCCGACCTGCTTTTGAAAAACGGCAACGCCTTGTCCGAGGAGAAATTCAAGAGTTTTGCCGGAGATCTGGGGCTGGACGTTGACAAGTTCATGAAGGACTACAAGGACAGGGATGCGGAATGGGAGAAGATCATCCAGGCCGACATGGAGCTTGCCCAGAAGGTGGATGTCCAGGGGACGCCGACATATTATATCAACGGCCGGAAGACCATGGCCCGCGATATGGCCACTTATAAGAAGGAAATCGACGAGATTCTTGGCAAGAATTAG
- a CDS encoding 50S ribosomal protein L27, whose protein sequence is MARKGGITSKFYRETRGVKVSGGQFVTTGTVLTREGDRWKPGINVMGRMHLTAACDGEVYFTKKRGNYKKAVTYIHVRPVVQKKK, encoded by the coding sequence ATGGCCAGAAAAGGCGGAATCACAAGCAAGTTTTACCGGGAAACACGGGGTGTCAAGGTCAGCGGAGGCCAGTTTGTCACGACAGGCACCGTCCTGACGCGTGAAGGCGACCGCTGGAAGCCGGGGATCAACGTCATGGGGCGGATGCATCTCACGGCTGCCTGTGACGGCGAGGTTTACTTCACCAAGAAGAGGGGTAACTACAAGAAGGCCGTGACCTACATCCATGTCCGCCCGGTTGTGCAGAAGAAAAAGTAA